A single region of the Nitrosomonas sp. Is79A3 genome encodes:
- a CDS encoding type II toxin-antitoxin system ParD family antitoxin, translating to MQSMNISLPDPLKQFVDGQIAQGRYSSASEYVRELIRADEKRKAEEQLEAKLLEGLSGPESELTSADWSDIRKEALAKLEARKKQR from the coding sequence ATGCAAAGTATGAATATTTCTCTGCCTGATCCCTTGAAACAATTCGTGGATGGGCAGATCGCCCAGGGTCGTTACAGTAGTGCCAGCGAATATGTGCGCGAATTGATCCGCGCTGATGAGAAACGCAAAGCGGAAGAACAGCTTGAAGCTAAGTTGCTGGAAGGATTGAGTGGCCCAGAAAGCGAACTAACATCGGCGGATTGGAGTGATATTCGCAAAGAAGCCTTAGCCAAGCTGGAAGCACGAAAGAAACAAC
- a CDS encoding DUF2846 domain-containing protein — MKTRVLKMIAVSLLVAISAGCATSVKTTGNYEGLTNTDKSRAAIYVYRESAMAGMINQYDVLIDEKLVGSLPNGSFFVVNTDAGNKMIRANTGMGEGSKIAVKSGDIYCMKLDLNFNVLMKSANINPVSKEQCEKEIRSLREVQL; from the coding sequence ATGAAAACTAGAGTACTTAAAATGATTGCTGTATCTTTGCTTGTCGCAATATCAGCGGGCTGTGCGACTTCAGTAAAAACAACAGGAAATTATGAAGGTCTAACAAACACCGACAAGAGTAGAGCGGCAATATATGTTTATCGCGAGAGCGCAATGGCTGGTATGATAAATCAATATGATGTATTAATTGACGAAAAATTAGTCGGCTCCCTACCTAATGGGTCTTTCTTTGTAGTAAATACTGATGCCGGTAATAAAATGATAAGAGCAAATACCGGGATGGGCGAGGGCAGCAAGATTGCGGTTAAAAGCGGAGATATTTACTGCATGAAACTTGATCTAAATTTCAATGTTTTAATGAAAAGTGCAAATATTAATCCCGTTAGCAAAGAGCAATGCGAAAAAGAAATACGGTCTCTTCGAGAAGTACAGCTATAA
- a CDS encoding tetratricopeptide repeat protein yields the protein MFIAPFSQDLEPPQNPGRFNGVSKDYAQAASWYRKAAEQGHTGAQFNLGNAYYKGEGVSKDYAQAVSWYRKAAEQGLAVAQYSLGNEYYRGKAVPKDYVQAASWFRKAAEQGYDRAQYDLGMLYVSGEGVPQDDAKAASWFREAAEQGHAGAQYDLGLFYESGKGVPYDLVQAKSWYRKAADQGHVKAKGILEILGRLEKLSRETKGKF from the coding sequence TTGTTCATCGCTCCATTCTCTCAAGATTTGGAGCCTCCTCAAAACCCGGGGCGATTCAATGGTGTCTCCAAGGACTACGCACAAGCAGCTTCGTGGTATCGTAAAGCAGCTGAGCAAGGACATACCGGTGCACAATTTAATTTAGGAAACGCATACTATAAAGGTGAAGGCGTATCCAAGGACTACGCACAAGCAGTTTCGTGGTATCGCAAAGCAGCTGAGCAAGGACTTGCCGTTGCTCAGTATAGTTTAGGAAATGAGTACTATCGGGGTAAAGCTGTCCCCAAAGACTATGTTCAAGCAGCTTCGTGGTTTCGTAAAGCAGCTGAGCAAGGATATGACAGAGCTCAATATGATTTAGGAATGTTGTATGTCAGCGGTGAGGGTGTTCCTCAGGACGATGCAAAAGCAGCTTCGTGGTTTCGTGAAGCAGCTGAGCAAGGACATGCCGGTGCTCAATATGATTTAGGGTTGTTTTATGAAAGCGGTAAGGGTGTTCCTTATGACTTAGTACAAGCTAAATCATGGTATCGCAAAGCAGCTGATCAAGGGCATGTAAAAGCTAAGGGAATTTTAGAAATATTAGGAAGATTGGAGAAGTTATCCCGAGAGACAAAGGGAAAGTTCTAA
- a CDS encoding IS3 family transposase (programmed frameshift) — MNKTNKYSPEVKERAVRLVQEHRSEYPSLWATIESIAPKIGCAPPTLHDWVKKHEIDTGLRDGITSEERERIKALEREVKELRRANEILKLASAFFGPGGARPQTQILRSFIDRYRDTHGVEPICKVLQVAPSGYRRHAAERRNPALRCTRAQRDEVLMPEIQRVWQANLQVYGADKVWRQLKREGMQVARCTVERLMKRLGLEGVRRGKVVRTTVPDKALPCPLDRVNRQFKADRPNQLWVSDFTYVSTWQGWLYVAFVIDVFARCIVGWRVSSSMHTDFVLDALEQALYARQPELGALIHHSDRGSQYVSIRYTERLAEAGIEPSVGSKGDSYDNALAETINGLYKAELIHKQGPWKNRESVELATLNWVFWFNHQRLLGPIGYIPPAEAEAQYYRQLANLDSAKVT; from the exons ATGAACAAAACAAACAAATATTCCCCCGAAGTAAAAGAACGAGCAGTCCGCCTGGTGCAAGAGCATCGCAGTGAGTACCCTTCGCTGTGGGCGACGATAGAATCGATTGCGCCCAAGATCGGCTGCGCGCCGCCGACATTGCATGATTGGGTAAAGAAGCACGAGATCGACACAGGCCTACGAGATGGCATCACCAGTGAAGAGCGCGAACGCATCAAAGCACTGGAGCGTGAGGTCAAGGAATTACGTCGCGCCAATGAAATTCTGAAACTGGCCAGTGCTTTTTTCG GCCCAGGCGGAGCTCGACCGCAAACTCAAATCCTGAGGTCGTTCATCGACCGGTATCGTGACACCCACGGGGTCGAGCCGATCTGCAAGGTATTGCAGGTCGCCCCGTCAGGGTATCGGCGTCACGCGGCCGAGCGGCGCAATCCGGCATTGCGTTGCACTCGTGCCCAACGCGATGAGGTTTTGATGCCAGAAATTCAGCGTGTGTGGCAGGCTAACCTGCAGGTGTATGGTGCCGACAAGGTATGGCGGCAACTTAAGCGCGAAGGAATGCAGGTAGCTCGCTGCACTGTTGAACGGCTCATGAAACGGTTGGGGCTGGAAGGTGTGCGGCGCGGCAAGGTTGTGCGAACCACGGTTCCGGACAAGGCGCTGCCGTGCCCGCTGGATCGCGTAAACCGGCAATTCAAGGCGGATCGCCCAAACCAGTTATGGGTGTCGGATTTCACCTATGTTTCCACCTGGCAGGGCTGGCTATATGTCGCGTTCGTCATCGACGTGTTTGCCCGGTGCATCGTGGGTTGGCGGGTCAGTTCCAGCATGCACACGGACTTCGTACTGGATGCGCTGGAGCAGGCTTTATACGCCCGGCAACCGGAGCTGGGTGCCTTGATTCACCACAGCGACCGGGGTTCCCAGTATGTCTCTATCCGTTATACGGAGCGGCTTGCCGAGGCTGGAATAGAACCGTCGGTTGGCAGTAAAGGAGATAGCTACGATAACGCACTAGCCGAAACGATCAACGGGCTTTACAAAGCTGAATTGATTCACAAGCAGGGGCCATGGAAAAACAGGGAATCCGTTGAATTGGCGACGTTGAACTGGGTGTTCTGGTTCAATCACCAGCGTTTGCTTGGACCCATCGGCTATATACCGCCGGCGGAAGCTGAGGCACAATACTACCGGCAGTTAGCCAACTTGGATTCTGCCAAAGTTACTTAA
- a CDS encoding YbdD/YjiX family protein, which produces MYYKITQTIRHISKTMRLMVGMPDYGTYVEHMKNTHPDRPVMSYSQFFRERQESRYSGNGKISRCC; this is translated from the coding sequence ATGTATTACAAAATTACACAAACCATACGCCATATTTCAAAAACCATGCGATTGATGGTTGGTATGCCTGACTATGGCACGTATGTGGAACACATGAAAAATACGCATCCGGATCGTCCCGTCATGTCTTATTCGCAGTTTTTTCGGGAGCGTCAGGAATCGCGTTACAGCGGTAATGGAAAAATCAGTCGGTGCTGTTAG
- a CDS encoding carbon starvation protein A: protein MTSFLSKLGWLMLSLSGACAFGVIALQQGDSIGAIWIVIAAVCVYIIAYRFYSLFIANRVLKLDATRMTPAYKLNDGMDYVPTNKYVLFGHHFAAIAGAGPLVGPILAAQMGYMPGMLWLLAGVVFAGAVQDFIVLFISIRRDGRSLGDLIKSELGQLPGMIAMFGAFFIMLILLAVLALIVVKALAESPWGTFTVAATIPIALFMGIYSRYLRPGSIGEVSLIGFVLLMLSIIGGQYVQEIPALAAIFTLTGEQLTWLLIAYGFIASVLPVWLLLAPRDYLSTFLKIGTIVGLAIGVIFISPELKMPTFTQFVDGSGPVWSGSLFPFLFITIACGAISGFHSLIASGTTPKMIQNETDARFIGYGAMLMESFVAIMALVAASTLEPGIYFAMNSPAAIIGTTAESAAQTISQWGFYVTPEMITQTAQNVGEHSIISRTGGAPTLAVGMAQILSEFTGGTAMMAFWYHFAILFEALFILTAVDAGTRAGRFMLQDLLGSFIPGMKHTDSLVANLVATGLCVAGWGYFLYQGVVDPLGGINTLWPLFGISNQMLAGIALILCTCVLFKMKLGRFAWVTIIPLTLVLVCTLTAAWQKIFDANPRIGFLAHANQYKDSVVEGIVLAPAKSLEQMQQVIFNDYMNASLAGLFMAVLISMLFFGIRTVLQVRTINHPTDREGPF from the coding sequence ATGACTAGCTTCCTCTCCAAGCTCGGCTGGCTGATGCTCTCTCTCTCTGGCGCTTGTGCTTTTGGTGTCATTGCATTGCAGCAGGGTGATTCAATCGGTGCAATCTGGATCGTCATTGCGGCGGTCTGCGTTTATATTATCGCTTATCGTTTTTACAGTCTGTTCATTGCAAATAGAGTATTAAAATTAGACGCCACTCGCATGACACCTGCCTACAAACTCAATGATGGCATGGATTATGTGCCTACCAATAAGTATGTTTTGTTCGGTCACCACTTTGCCGCAATTGCCGGAGCAGGCCCCCTGGTTGGGCCAATCCTGGCTGCTCAGATGGGTTACATGCCTGGTATGTTGTGGCTGCTAGCTGGTGTTGTGTTTGCCGGGGCAGTCCAGGATTTCATCGTACTATTCATATCCATCCGACGTGATGGCCGCTCATTAGGTGATTTGATCAAGTCCGAACTCGGGCAATTGCCTGGCATGATCGCGATGTTTGGCGCGTTCTTTATTATGCTGATCTTGCTAGCGGTATTGGCATTAATTGTCGTTAAAGCCTTGGCCGAGTCACCCTGGGGAACTTTTACGGTTGCCGCTACGATACCTATTGCTTTATTCATGGGGATTTATTCGCGCTATTTGCGTCCTGGTTCCATTGGTGAAGTATCACTCATTGGCTTTGTTCTACTCATGCTGTCGATAATCGGCGGGCAGTATGTACAAGAGATTCCCGCGCTAGCGGCTATTTTCACCCTGACAGGCGAACAATTGACTTGGCTGCTCATTGCTTATGGTTTTATTGCTTCCGTCTTGCCGGTTTGGTTATTACTGGCACCCCGAGATTATTTATCCACTTTCTTAAAGATCGGTACTATTGTTGGGTTAGCTATCGGTGTGATCTTCATTTCGCCTGAACTTAAAATGCCGACTTTCACACAATTCGTGGATGGTTCCGGTCCAGTTTGGTCGGGTAGTCTGTTCCCTTTTCTGTTTATTACCATCGCTTGTGGTGCGATATCCGGTTTTCATTCGCTGATCGCTTCTGGTACCACACCGAAAATGATTCAAAATGAAACCGATGCGCGTTTCATCGGTTATGGTGCGATGTTGATGGAATCATTTGTCGCGATTATGGCGCTGGTAGCCGCGTCAACGCTTGAGCCAGGTATCTATTTTGCTATGAATAGTCCTGCGGCAATCATCGGCACAACGGCTGAATCGGCTGCACAAACTATCTCGCAATGGGGTTTTTATGTCACGCCTGAGATGATTACCCAGACTGCGCAGAATGTAGGAGAACATAGCATCATTTCCAGAACAGGAGGCGCCCCAACCTTGGCAGTTGGCATGGCACAAATTCTATCGGAATTTACCGGTGGTACCGCAATGATGGCTTTTTGGTACCATTTTGCGATTCTGTTTGAAGCACTGTTCATTTTGACAGCCGTAGATGCCGGAACCCGCGCCGGGCGTTTTATGTTGCAGGATTTGCTAGGTTCTTTTATCCCTGGGATGAAACACACAGATTCGTTGGTTGCTAACCTGGTTGCAACAGGTCTTTGTGTCGCTGGGTGGGGATATTTTCTCTACCAAGGGGTGGTTGACCCATTAGGTGGTATAAATACGCTTTGGCCGTTATTTGGTATTTCCAACCAGATGTTGGCGGGTATTGCGCTGATTTTGTGTACCTGTGTACTGTTTAAAATGAAGCTTGGTCGCTTTGCCTGGGTGACCATTATTCCACTAACGTTAGTTCTCGTCTGCACGCTTACCGCCGCGTGGCAAAAGATTTTTGATGCTAATCCGCGTATCGGATTCCTGGCACACGCGAACCAATATAAAGATTCAGTCGTGGAAGGCATTGTTCTGGCACCAGCTAAATCACTTGAGCAAATGCAGCAGGTTATTTTTAATGACTATATGAATGCATCGCTAGCTGGCCTGTTCATGGCAGTACTCATCAGCATGCTATTTTTTGGTATTAGAACAGTACTGCAAGTACGTACCATAAACCACCCGACTGATAGAGAAGGACCCTTTTAG
- a CDS encoding response regulator transcription factor — MDTKSSVTPVKILLIDDEPPSRKMMRNDILKNSPDLQVIAEAKSSQEALDHLQKQDFDLIIMDYVLIDFSYFVDGPDLTRSIRKQYPEIKIVFWSIYNYPLTKKRALEAGANGYFAKETEPEIIIAEIRKIMGLPSTQLEVPDSIMDKLTIREGEVFKLVGEAKSSKEINVIFWVNEQIESFYIEKRLNIDLKKVSREETSYAKKAAESFRKDIRYSGYLFKRECTKNLAVRYSPEVLISLTNDGMSKTFAELNQWIQKRYEDEQEKTYIKSLLTEFYTKQFSRPRKEAKECAEKNLQEYLKYKKYEKNCNNESTDPVTLSGWVKTCPDKHEFKALAEWIESKNSYKEKQNIYYEMQVWINDQIINFYIEDFLKKDPNDASKDDLEEAEGHLKDIRSKGYKYKNESYIERLERADVRDLKLKDLDSWIEKQIKNKESNNNVSFEEEAKQYKDADDYDGEIKEITETEIDPVIRNDKINRDLLNLGKKLNLNHSELIRASQIFFGSPGVEQARIAQQLLDSFSAYQTFLNSGENDESPDI, encoded by the coding sequence ATGGATACGAAATCATCTGTAACACCCGTAAAAATTCTGCTGATTGACGATGAGCCTCCGTCAAGAAAAATGATGCGTAATGACATATTGAAAAATAGCCCTGATCTTCAAGTTATTGCGGAAGCCAAGAGTTCTCAGGAAGCACTTGATCATTTACAGAAACAAGACTTTGATTTGATCATCATGGATTATGTTTTAATCGATTTTAGCTATTTCGTCGACGGCCCCGATCTAACAAGATCAATTCGCAAACAGTATCCTGAAATAAAGATTGTTTTTTGGAGTATATATAATTACCCACTAACCAAGAAAAGGGCATTAGAGGCAGGTGCAAATGGCTATTTTGCCAAAGAGACTGAGCCTGAAATAATTATAGCCGAGATCAGAAAAATTATGGGCCTCCCATCGACTCAACTCGAAGTTCCTGATTCTATTATGGATAAGCTAACAATACGGGAAGGGGAAGTATTTAAACTGGTAGGAGAAGCAAAATCAAGTAAAGAAATAAATGTGATTTTCTGGGTCAATGAGCAAATTGAAAGTTTTTATATCGAAAAACGATTAAATATAGACCTAAAGAAAGTATCGAGAGAAGAGACAAGCTATGCAAAAAAAGCGGCAGAATCTTTTAGAAAAGATATTAGATATTCAGGCTATCTCTTCAAAAGAGAGTGTACTAAAAACTTAGCAGTACGATACTCACCAGAAGTACTAATCTCATTAACAAATGATGGCATGTCAAAGACATTCGCTGAGCTGAATCAATGGATTCAAAAACGGTATGAGGATGAGCAGGAAAAGACATACATCAAATCGCTACTGACCGAGTTTTATACAAAACAATTTTCAAGGCCCAGGAAAGAAGCAAAAGAATGCGCAGAAAAAAATCTGCAGGAGTATCTTAAATATAAGAAGTACGAGAAGAATTGCAACAACGAATCAACTGATCCAGTTACCCTGAGTGGGTGGGTAAAAACTTGCCCAGATAAACATGAGTTTAAAGCCTTAGCTGAATGGATTGAATCTAAGAATAGTTATAAAGAAAAACAAAATATCTATTACGAAATGCAAGTTTGGATTAATGATCAAATCATTAATTTCTATATAGAGGATTTTCTTAAAAAAGACCCTAATGACGCTTCAAAAGATGATTTGGAAGAAGCAGAGGGTCACTTAAAAGATATCAGATCAAAAGGCTATAAATATAAAAATGAAAGTTACATAGAAAGACTAGAAAGAGCGGACGTAAGAGATTTGAAGCTAAAAGATTTGGATTCCTGGATCGAGAAACAAATTAAGAATAAAGAGAGCAATAACAATGTATCGTTTGAAGAAGAAGCGAAACAGTATAAAGATGCTGATGACTATGATGGTGAAATTAAAGAAATAACTGAGACTGAGATCGATCCAGTAATAAGAAATGATAAAATAAACAGAGATTTGCTAAATCTAGGAAAAAAATTGAACCTTAATCATTCAGAATTGATTAGAGCATCGCAGATTTTCTTTGGATCCCCCGGGGTTGAACAGGCAAGAATAGCTCAGCAATTGTTAGATAGCTTCAGCGCTTATCAAACTTTCTTAAATTCAGGGGAAAACGACGAATCACCGGATATTTGA
- a CDS encoding cache domain-containing protein produces the protein MNSRRKIFFFSLGLLFSVIGAIALTMYFQIIQLKISQHALVEQAYKESKDTELKGYADLAVQSIESFYKTGKRSQAKRTLKNLSFGSDGYFFLYNLDGTLLMHPRQPELIGENLWKLKDANGDPIIQMLISRALEGGGYVDYMWPKPSNGKIERKRSYVTVLPNWGWVIGTGIYMNDVDRVLGTIDRQISHLIFETMRWISIIALIGLIVIAVAHKRLGQASASKEIDDELHRSVGPKLVLIMNLLRDVMYQRARIYDLPTRNLLKSISVETKGALDLVRKIRKRYELMGLLEDELREIKKSFERSYRTPVLFTLEGKTDDLPKVANEELCSLTEDALNNIGEHAAASQVYLHLRVEADNIRLTVQDDGIGFDLDSFELGSGIKNMRERMEILGGTFGIVTAPDKGTTITATMPRKNKLWKCIQWVRNLL, from the coding sequence TTGAATTCACGACGAAAGATATTCTTTTTTTCTTTAGGGCTTTTGTTTTCTGTAATAGGTGCAATTGCACTAACGATGTATTTTCAGATAATACAATTGAAAATATCGCAACACGCTTTAGTGGAACAAGCATATAAGGAAAGTAAGGATACTGAATTAAAAGGGTATGCTGATTTAGCTGTGCAATCCATTGAAAGTTTCTATAAAACTGGCAAAAGAAGTCAAGCCAAACGCACTCTGAAGAATTTGAGTTTCGGATCAGATGGTTATTTCTTTTTGTATAATCTTGATGGGACACTGTTGATGCACCCTCGTCAACCTGAATTGATTGGAGAGAATCTCTGGAAACTAAAAGATGCTAACGGAGACCCAATAATTCAAATGTTAATCAGTCGAGCACTCGAAGGGGGAGGATATGTCGATTATATGTGGCCAAAACCTTCTAACGGCAAAATAGAGCGTAAACGCTCTTATGTCACGGTACTGCCAAACTGGGGATGGGTGATTGGCACAGGAATTTATATGAATGATGTTGATCGTGTGCTAGGCACGATTGATAGGCAAATATCTCATCTTATCTTTGAAACCATGCGTTGGATTAGCATTATTGCATTAATCGGCCTTATAGTTATAGCGGTAGCACATAAACGGTTAGGCCAAGCAAGTGCGAGCAAAGAAATAGACGATGAATTGCATAGATCTGTTGGTCCAAAATTGGTTCTCATTATGAATTTATTGCGTGACGTAATGTATCAAAGAGCGAGAATATATGATCTTCCGACTCGGAATCTGCTTAAATCCATATCAGTAGAAACGAAAGGAGCACTTGATTTAGTGCGAAAGATAAGGAAAAGGTATGAGCTTATGGGCTTATTGGAAGATGAGCTACGCGAGATTAAAAAGAGTTTCGAAAGAAGCTATCGCACACCTGTTCTTTTTACACTGGAAGGCAAAACAGATGATTTGCCTAAAGTTGCCAATGAAGAACTGTGCTCGTTAACAGAGGATGCGCTGAACAATATTGGCGAGCATGCGGCTGCAAGTCAAGTGTATCTCCACCTTCGGGTGGAAGCAGATAATATCAGGTTGACTGTCCAAGATGATGGGATAGGATTTGACCTGGATTCATTCGAACTAGGCAGTGGAATTAAGAACATGCGAGAACGCATGGAAATACTGGGTGGTACATTCGGCATCGTTACTGCACCAGACAAGGGAACAACTATCACAGCAACAATG